The proteins below come from a single Serpentinimonas raichei genomic window:
- the arfB gene encoding alternative ribosome rescue aminoacyl-tRNA hydrolase ArfB, whose protein sequence is MGNWVAHVLVAQGPGGQHVNKASTAVHLRFDIAASSLLAALKARLLARSDSRISADGVLVIKAQGSRSLESNKAEAMARLHTLIERAAHVPKPRKPTRPTYGSQQRRLEGKAQRSSVKLGRGKVSE, encoded by the coding sequence ATGGGAAATTGGGTGGCCCACGTTTTGGTTGCGCAGGGCCCGGGCGGGCAGCACGTCAACAAGGCCTCCACGGCCGTGCACCTGCGCTTCGACATCGCGGCCTCCTCACTGCTCGCGGCGCTCAAGGCGCGGCTGCTGGCCCGGTCGGACAGCCGAATCTCTGCCGACGGGGTGCTGGTGATCAAGGCGCAGGGCTCGCGCAGCCTGGAGAGCAACAAGGCCGAGGCCATGGCCCGCTTGCACACGCTCATCGAGCGCGCCGCGCACGTGCCCAAGCCCCGCAAACCCACCCGGCCGACCTACGGCTCCCAGCAGCGCCGCCTCGAGGGCAAGGCGCAACGGTCGTCGGTCAAACTCGGGCGCGGCAAAGTTTCAGAGTAG